One window of the Populus nigra chromosome 4, ddPopNigr1.1, whole genome shotgun sequence genome contains the following:
- the LOC133692190 gene encoding polyamine oxidase 2-like isoform X2, translating to MDSGFKSNRPQLRRGLCYSNEGRGQARSPSVIVIGGGIAGVAAARALHDASFQVVLLESRDRLGGRVHTDFSFGFPVDLGASWLHGVCKENPLAPLIGRLGLPLYRTSGDNSVLYDHDLESYALFDMDGNQVPQELVTKVGEAFENILKEACISSFLFSPRLSTLPNIITLLDHKVRLENNEDMSILRAFSIVFERRPDLRLEGLALKVLQWYLCRMEGWFAADSETISLKCWDQEELLPGGHGLMVRGYLPVINTLAKGLDIRLSHRVKKIVRRYNGVKVTVEDGSTFMADAAVVAVPLGVLKSKTITFEPELPDWKEKAIKDLGVGIENKIVLNFDHVFWPNVEFLGVVAETSYGCSYFLNLHKATGHPVLIYMPAGKLARDIEKMSDEAAANFAFTQLKKILPDASAPIKYLVSRWGSDINSLGSYSYDTVGKSHDLYERLRIPIDNLFFAGEATSISYPGSVHGAFSTGLMAAEACRMRVLERYGELDIFQPVMGEEATVSVPLLISRM from the exons ATGGATTCTGGATTCAAGAGTAATCGCCCTCAGTTACGTAGAG GTTTATGTTACTCAAACGAGGGGAGGGGGCAAGCAAGATCTCCGTCAGTGATAGTGATAGGCGGTGGAATTGCCGGAGTGGCAGCCGCACGTGCCTTGCATGACGCTTCATTCCAGGTTGTCTTGTTAGAATCAAGAGACAGGCTTGGTGGTCGAGTTCATACCgatttctcttttggttttCCTGTCGACCTCGGTGCATCTTG GTTGCATGGGGTGTGCAAAGAGAATCCGTTGGCACCGTTGATTGGGAGGTTAGGACTACCCCTGTATCGTACCAGTGGTGATAACTCTGTCTTGTATGACCATGATCTTGAAAG CTATGCACTGTTTGATATGGATGGGAACCAAGTTCCACAAGAATTGGTCACCAAAGTTGGCGAAGCATTTGAGAATATCTTAAAGGAGGCAtgcatttcttcttttcttttctcacctCGTCTTTCTACACTTCCTAATATTATAACATTATTGGACC ATAAAGTAAGACTTGAAAACAATGAAGACATGTCTATACTCCGTGCTTTCTcaattgtttttgaaagaaGACCAGATTTAAG GTTGGAGGGGCTTGCCCTTAAGGTGCTTCAGTGGTATTTATGCAGAATGGAAGGATGGTTTGCTGCTGATTCTGAGACAATATCACTTAAATGCTGGGATCAG GAAGAACTGCTCCCTGGAGGTCATGGGCTTATGGTGAGGGGCTACCTTCCTGTTATAAACACTCTTGCCAAAGGTCTTGACATTCGCTTGAGCCACAG ggtgaaaaaaatagtaaggCGTTATAATGGAGTGAAGGTAACAGTGGAAGATGGGAGCACATTTATGGCCGATGCTGCTGTTGTTGCTGTTCCTCTTGGTGTGCTGAAATCcaagaccataacttttgaaccTGAACTTCCGGATTGGAAGGAAAAAGCCATCAAGGACCTTGGAGTTGGGATTGAGAATAAGATTGTGTTGAACTTTGACCATGTGTTCTGGCCAAATGTAGAGTTCTTGGGTGTGGTTGCAGAGACATCTTATGGCTGCAGCTACTTCCTGAATCTTCACAAGGCAACTGGTCACCCTGTCCTTATTTATATGCCTGCAGGGAAGCTGGCCAGGGACATTGAGAAAATGTCTGATGAAGCTGCTGCTAATTTTGCTTTTACACAACTCAAGAAGATCCTTCCTGATGCATCTGCACCG ATTAAGTATCTTGTTTCTCGGTGGGGCTCAGATATCAACTCACTTGGTTCCTATAGCTATGATACAGTAGGCAAATCCCATGATCTGTATGAGAGGCTAAGGATCCCAATAGATAACCTATTCTTTGCAGGAGAGGCTACAAGCATTAGCTACCCAGGGTCAGTGCATGGCGCGTTCTCGACTGGATTGATGGCCGCAGAAGCTTGCAGGATGCGTGTTCTGGAGCGTTATGGAGAGTTGGACATATTTCAGCCAGTCATGGGCGAGGAGGCAACGGTGTCTGTCCCGCTCTTGATCTCCCGAATGTAA
- the LOC133692190 gene encoding polyamine oxidase 2-like isoform X1 has translation MDSGFKSNRPQLRRGLCYSNEGRGQARSPSVIVIGGGIAGVAAARALHDASFQVVLLESRDRLGGRVHTDFSFGFPVDLGASWLHGVCKENPLAPLIGRLGLPLYRTSGDNSVLYDHDLESYALFDMDGNQVPQELVTKVGEAFENILKETDKVRLENNEDMSILRAFSIVFERRPDLRLEGLALKVLQWYLCRMEGWFAADSETISLKCWDQEELLPGGHGLMVRGYLPVINTLAKGLDIRLSHRVKKIVRRYNGVKVTVEDGSTFMADAAVVAVPLGVLKSKTITFEPELPDWKEKAIKDLGVGIENKIVLNFDHVFWPNVEFLGVVAETSYGCSYFLNLHKATGHPVLIYMPAGKLARDIEKMSDEAAANFAFTQLKKILPDASAPIKYLVSRWGSDINSLGSYSYDTVGKSHDLYERLRIPIDNLFFAGEATSISYPGSVHGAFSTGLMAAEACRMRVLERYGELDIFQPVMGEEATVSVPLLISRM, from the exons ATGGATTCTGGATTCAAGAGTAATCGCCCTCAGTTACGTAGAG GTTTATGTTACTCAAACGAGGGGAGGGGGCAAGCAAGATCTCCGTCAGTGATAGTGATAGGCGGTGGAATTGCCGGAGTGGCAGCCGCACGTGCCTTGCATGACGCTTCATTCCAGGTTGTCTTGTTAGAATCAAGAGACAGGCTTGGTGGTCGAGTTCATACCgatttctcttttggttttCCTGTCGACCTCGGTGCATCTTG GTTGCATGGGGTGTGCAAAGAGAATCCGTTGGCACCGTTGATTGGGAGGTTAGGACTACCCCTGTATCGTACCAGTGGTGATAACTCTGTCTTGTATGACCATGATCTTGAAAG CTATGCACTGTTTGATATGGATGGGAACCAAGTTCCACAAGAATTGGTCACCAAAGTTGGCGAAGCATTTGAGAATATCTTAAAGGAG ACAGATAAAGTAAGACTTGAAAACAATGAAGACATGTCTATACTCCGTGCTTTCTcaattgtttttgaaagaaGACCAGATTTAAG GTTGGAGGGGCTTGCCCTTAAGGTGCTTCAGTGGTATTTATGCAGAATGGAAGGATGGTTTGCTGCTGATTCTGAGACAATATCACTTAAATGCTGGGATCAG GAAGAACTGCTCCCTGGAGGTCATGGGCTTATGGTGAGGGGCTACCTTCCTGTTATAAACACTCTTGCCAAAGGTCTTGACATTCGCTTGAGCCACAG ggtgaaaaaaatagtaaggCGTTATAATGGAGTGAAGGTAACAGTGGAAGATGGGAGCACATTTATGGCCGATGCTGCTGTTGTTGCTGTTCCTCTTGGTGTGCTGAAATCcaagaccataacttttgaaccTGAACTTCCGGATTGGAAGGAAAAAGCCATCAAGGACCTTGGAGTTGGGATTGAGAATAAGATTGTGTTGAACTTTGACCATGTGTTCTGGCCAAATGTAGAGTTCTTGGGTGTGGTTGCAGAGACATCTTATGGCTGCAGCTACTTCCTGAATCTTCACAAGGCAACTGGTCACCCTGTCCTTATTTATATGCCTGCAGGGAAGCTGGCCAGGGACATTGAGAAAATGTCTGATGAAGCTGCTGCTAATTTTGCTTTTACACAACTCAAGAAGATCCTTCCTGATGCATCTGCACCG ATTAAGTATCTTGTTTCTCGGTGGGGCTCAGATATCAACTCACTTGGTTCCTATAGCTATGATACAGTAGGCAAATCCCATGATCTGTATGAGAGGCTAAGGATCCCAATAGATAACCTATTCTTTGCAGGAGAGGCTACAAGCATTAGCTACCCAGGGTCAGTGCATGGCGCGTTCTCGACTGGATTGATGGCCGCAGAAGCTTGCAGGATGCGTGTTCTGGAGCGTTATGGAGAGTTGGACATATTTCAGCCAGTCATGGGCGAGGAGGCAACGGTGTCTGTCCCGCTCTTGATCTCCCGAATGTAA
- the LOC133692670 gene encoding protein NPG1 yields MVRSQSADSSEYEDQTPSREVWANGICMKTSEVEAKLDEGNIQEAESSLREGLSLNFEEARALLGRLEYQRGNVEAALHVFDGIDLQVAIQRLQPSFSEKQPSRKGRSRGDSQHAVSQHSASLVLEAIYLKAKSLQKLGRLNDAAHECKRVLDAVEKIFHQGIPDVQVDNRLQDTVRQAVELLPELWKQAGCYHEAMSAYRRALLSQWNLDDDNCSRIQKAFAVFLMHSGVEAGPPSLAAQVDGSYVPKHNLEEAILLLMILVRKFYLGKIVWDPSVLEHLTFALSLCGQTSVLAKELEEIMPGVFHRVDRWNTLALCYSAVGQNKAALNLLRKSLHKHEQPDDLIALLLAAKICSEDSHLAAEGVGYAQRAITNAQGRDEHLKGVAIRMLGLCSGKQATTSPSDFERSHLQSEALKLLDAAISLEKNNPDLLFELGMLYAEQRNLNTALRYAKRFIDATGGSLLKGWRLLAQILSAQQRFSEAEVVIDAALDETAKWEQGPLLRLKAKLKTSQSLPMDAIETYRYLLALVQAQRKSFGPLRSVSQAGDDRVDEYEVWHGLADLYSRLSHWKDMEVCLGKARELKQYSAEVLYTEGVMLQGRGQVEEAMSAYINALLLDPSFVRCKILIGALLSKRDSNALPVARSILSDALKIEPTNRMAWYYLGIIHRVDGRIADAADCFQAASMLEESDPIENFSSIL; encoded by the exons ATGGTAAGGAGCCAATCTGCTGATTCCAGTGAGTATGAGGATCAGACACCTTCTCGAGAAGTTTGGGCAAATGGGATTTGCATGAAAACTAGTGAAGTTGAAGCAAAGCTTGATGAGGGAAATATTCAAGAGGCAGAGTCTTCCTTACGTGAAGGGTTATCGCTAAATTTTGAG GAAGCAAGAGCCCTTCTTGGAAGGTTGGAGTATCAACGAGGAAATGTAGAAGCAGCCCTTCATGTGTTTGACGGCATTGATCTCCAGGTTGCTATACAGCGACTGCAACCATCATTTTCTGAAAAACAGCCTTCTAGGAAGGGTCGTTCTCGTGGTGACTCACAGCATGCAGTATCACAGCATTCTGCTAGCCTGGTGCTTGAAGCAATATACTTAAAAGCAAAATCTCTTCAAAAGCTTGGGAGGTTAAATG ATGCTGCTCATGAATGTAAAAGGGTGCTTGATGCTGTGGAGAAGATATTCCATCAGGGCATACCTGATGTGCAAGTAGACAACAGATTGCAAGATACTGTTCGTCAAGCTGTAGAGCTCCTTCCAGAGCTCTGGAAGCAGGCAGGTTGCTATCATGAAGCAATGTCTGCTTACAGACGTGCTCTCCTTAGTCAATGGAACCTTGACGATGATAACTGTTCAAGGATTCAAAAAGCATTTGCAGTGTTTTTGATGCACAGTGGAGTGGAGGCTGGTCCTCCCAGCTTAGCTGCACAGGTTGATGGTTCCTATGTTCCTAAACACAATCTGGAAGAGGCAATTTTACTCTTGATGATTCTTGTTAGGAAATTTTACCTTGGTAAGATTGTATGGGACCCATCAGTTTTGGAGCACCTTACATTTGCACTATCTCTATGTGGCCAAACTTCTGTTTTGGCAAAGGAACTTGAGGAGATCATGCCTGGGGTGTTTCATCGTGTTGACCGTTGGAATACTTTAGCTCTTTGTTACAGTGCAGTAGGACAGAACAAAGCAGCTTTAAACCTTTTGAGGAAGTCTTTACATAAACATGAACAACCTGATGATCTCATTGCACTCTTGTTGGCTGCCAAGATCTGCAGCGAAGATTCTCATCTTGCCGCAGAGGGTGTGGGATATGCACAAAGAGCTATTACTAATGCTCAAGGGCGCGATGAGCATCTAAAAGGTGTGGCCATTCGAATGCTAGGTCTTTGTTCGGGAAAGCAGGCTACTACTTCTCCATCTGATTTTGAAAGGTCCCATCTTCAGTCTGAAGCCTTGAAATTATTGGATGCTGCAATATCTTTGGAGAAAAACAATCCTGATCTGCTTTTTGAGTTGGGAATGCTGTACGCAGAGCAACGGAATTTGAATACTGCTCTGCGCTATGCAAAGCGGTTCATTGATGCAACTGGTGGCTCTTTGCTAAAAGGCTGGAGGTTACTTGCTCAGATTTTGTCTGCTCAGCAGCGATTCTCAGAGGCTGAGGTGGTAATTGATGCTGCTTTGGACGAGACTGCAAAATGGGAGCAAGGACCATTGCTTAGGCTGAAAGCAAAATTGAAGACCTCCCAGTCTCTGCCCATGGATGCAATTGAAACTTACCGCTACCTTCTTGCATTGGTTCAAGCACAAAGGAAGTCTTTTGGTCCTCTTAGAAGTGTTTCTCAG GCTGGGGATGATAGAGTGGATGAATATGAAGTTTGGCATGGCCTAGCTGATTTGTATTCTCGGCTTTCGCATTGGAAGGACATGGAGGTGTGTCTGGGAAAAGCCAGAGAGTTGAAACAGTACTCTGCAGAAGTTCTTTACACAGAAG GTGTTATGCTCCAAGGACGTGGACAAGTTGAAGAAGCCATGTCTGCTTATATTAATGCTCTTTTATTAGACCCATCATTTGTGCGTTGCAAGATACTGATTGGTGCCTTGTTATCCAAGAGGGACTCCAATGCATTGCCTGTTGCAAGAAGCATACTCTCAGATGCCTTGAAGATAGAACCTACCAACCGAATGGCTTGGTATTACCTGGGGATAATTCATAGAGTTGATGGACGGATAGCTGATGCTGCAGACTGCTTCCAAGCAGCCTCCATGCTTGAAGAATCTGATCCCATTGAAAACTTCAGTTCTATTCTTTGA
- the LOC133692662 gene encoding protein DETOXIFICATION 41-like: MGEESGYQPLLFGPDSRLPDLSSVAIEEFLEHGPVPFRWWPRLVAWESRVLWLLSGSSIIVSVATFMLSFVTQMFSGHLGALELAGASIANVGIQGLAYGIMLGMASAVQTVCGQAYGAKKYSSMGIICQKAIILHLGAAFLLTFLYWFSGPVLRGIGQSDSIAEQGQIFARGLIPQLYAFALSCPMQRFLQAQNIVNPLAYMSVGVFLLHILLSWIVVYVLEYGLLGAALTLSFSWWLFVIINALYIVLSPSCKETWTGLSISAFTGIWPYFKLTVSSAVMLCLEIWYSQGLVLISGLLPNPTISLDSISICMNYLNWDMQFMLGLSAATSVRIGNELGAGHPKVAKFSVIVVNATSIIISIIFSAIVLSFRVGLSKLFTSDTAVIDAVSNLTPLLAISVFLNGIQPILSGVAIGSGWQAIVAYVNLATYYVIGLPIGCVLGFKTSLGVVGIWSGMITGVFLQTVTLIMLTVRTNWNAEVEKAAERLNVSANEEFSSLVDTI; the protein is encoded by the exons ATGGGCGAAGAATCAGGGTATCAGCCGTTGTTATTTGGACCCGACTCCCGTCTTCCAGATTTGTCATCTGTTGCAATTGAAGAATTCTTGGAGCACGGGCCTGTGCCTTTCCGATGGTGGCCGCGTCTTGTTGCATGGGAGTCAAGGGTCCTTTGGCTCCTATCTGGCTCATCTATCATTGTTTCCGTGGCCACTTTCATGCTTAGTTTCGTGACCCAGATGTTTTCAGGGCATTTGGGTGCATTAGAGCTTGCTGGGGCATCTATTGCCAATGTAGGGATTCAGGGTCTTGCTTATGGAATAATG TTGGGAATGGCCAGTGCCGTGCAAACTGTCTGCGGCCAAGCCTATGGAGCCAAAAAGTACTCTTCAATGGGCATCATTTGCCAAAAAGCAATTATATTGCACTTGGGAGCAGCTTTCCTCCTCACATTCCTTTATTGGTTTTCGGGACCAGTGCTGCGAGGTATAGGGCAATCTGACAGCATAGCAGAGCAGGGCCAGATTTTCGCTCGTGGCCTGATACCTCAGCTATATGCATTTGCATTAAGCTGCCCTATGCAGAGGTTTCTCCAAGCTCAGAACATAGTAAACCCTCTAGCATACATGTCTGTTGGGGTGTTCCTGCTCCACATTCTTCTTTCGTGGATCGTTGTTTATGTGCTGGAATACGGTCTCCTAGGAGCAGCTCTAACACTGAGTTTCTCTTGGTGGTTGTTTGTCATCATAAATGCGCTTTACATTGTCCTGAGCCCATCTTGCAAGGAAACCTGGACTGGCTTGTCTATCAGTGCTTTCACAGGAATATGGCCTTATTTTAAGCTTACAGTCTCCTCTGCTGTCATGCTTTG TTTGGAGATATGGTACAGCCAAGGACTGGTGCTTATATCAGGACTTCTCCCTAATCCAACAATATCACTGGACTCTATTTCTATTTG CATGAACTACTTGAACTGGGACATGCAATTTATGCTAGGCCTAAGTGCTGCTACCAG CGTTCGAATAGGCAATGAGCTTGGAGCAGGTCATCCGAAAGTAGCGAAATTCTCGGTGATAGTGGTGAATGCCACTAGCATAATTATTAGTATAATTTTCAGTGCAATCGTTCTGAGTTTTCGAGTTGGATTAAGCAAACTCTTTACAAGTGACACTGCGGTTATAGATGCTGTTTCTAATTTGACTCCCCTGCTTGCCATCTCCGTTTTTTTAAATGGCATTCAGCCTATACTCTCAG GTGTGGCCATTGGGAGTGGATGGCAAGCTATTGTAGCTTATGTTAACCTAGCCACGTATTATGTAATTGGTCTCCCAATTGGATGTGTTCTTGGCTTCAAAACCAGTTTAGGAGTTGTT GGGATTTGGTCGGGGATGATCACTGGAGTTTTCTTGCAAACAGTAACTTTAATTATGCTTACTGTCAGAACAAACTGGAATGCTGAG GTTGAAAAAGCAGCAGAACGTTTGAATGTTTCAGCCAACGAAGAGTTCTCCAGCTTGGTGGATACCATTTAG